In Limibacter armeniacum, the sequence TTGCTGCAAACTCTGCATCAGTTAGAAATACAGGGGTAGAATTGATGTTGACTACAACGAATGTTCAGTCAAGACTAGTGACTTGGGAGACTATATTTACATTTACTAAAAATACAAACTCAATTGAATCTCTTTATGGTCAGTCAGAAAATGATGACGTAGGAAACGGATGGTTTATTGGTGAGTCCATTGATTCACATTATAACTATCAGTTTGATGGTATTTGGCAACCTGGTCAGGTTGATGAGGCTAGTGCTTACAATCAGGAGCCAGGTCAGGCCAAGGTTAAAGATATCAATGGCGATGGTGAAATCTCACCTGAAGATGATAGGGTAATCTTAGGTTCTTCTAACCCTGACTGGACAGCAGGTATTATCTCAAGATTGAATGTAGGTAACTTTGATTTGAACCTGACTATCTCAGCAGTAGAAGGAGTGTTGGCATACAGTAACTTCCACGCCAACTTTGAAGATGTTCGTGATAGAGGTCGTCAAAAGCTGGATATCGCAGATTGGTATGTACCTGAAAATACAGCAGGTATTCAAGCTCAATATTCCAACTCTTACCCACAACCTAGAAATGCAGGTACCTATTGGAGAAATGATGGTGTAGGGTACTACAAAGATGCATCTTTCATTAAAGTAAATAATATCTCTCTAGGATACTCTTTGCCAAGTAATGCACTGTCTAGATTGAAACTTCAGTCAATGAGAGTATATGTAAATGTATTGAATCCATTTGTGATGACAGACTATACAGGCTGGGATCCAGAATGGGCTGAAGCATCTTTCTCTGTAGGTAGAGTGAGTAACATCACAACACAAATTGGTATGAGTCTTAAATTTTAATCTGTATCAAACATGAAAAAGATATTAATACTGATGGCGTTGGGGTTGTTTACCATCACGTCATGCGATGACTTTCTGGAAGAACAGAATAAATCAAATGTAACAGCTGAAGAGTTTTATGTAACGGAGGAAGGCTTTAATGCATTGGTGAATGCCAACTATGCCTCACTTCGGGAAATATATGGACAAGATCCTTGGCTTTTTGTAGCGGGTACAGACCTGTACAGAGAAGGCAGAGACCAAGCGCCTACAGGTTTGAGTCAATATACACAGTTGAACCCTTCTTCAGAAGGAGTAGATTTTCTATACTCAAACTGCTTCAAGACAATTCAGCAGGCAAACACAGCATTGCACTATGCTGAACTTACTGAGCAAAATAATATGATTCCTCAGTATGTAGGTGAGGTAAAATATATTCGTGCTACAGCTTATTTCCTTTTGGTGCAAACCTATGGGGGTGTCAGTAAGATTGATGCCATTTTGGAAGAAGCGATTACGGAATATGAAAGAGAGTCTGCTGAAAACATCTATGCTTTTATTATTCAGGATTTAGAGCAGGCATTGGCAGCTGTAAAGGATGGTGCGTTTGACGGGAGAGTGAATAAAAAAGCTGTTCAGCATATGCTGGCAAAAGTTCACTTGACTAGAGCATATGAGTCATTTGCAGCAGGTGATGACTTTGCTAAAGCAGCAAGTTATGCAGATGCAGTTATCGGAGGGCAACCACTTTCTCTTTCTTTTGAAGAACTGTGGACGCCTGGTAATGAGATGAACTCAGAAGTGGTTTTCTCGGTGCAGTTTAGTTCTGGTTCAATTGGAACAGCGGATAACAGATTAGGTAATCAGCAACAAGGTTTCTTTGGCCCATACTTAGGTGGCTCTGATGTAGCAGGCGATGCACCTTGGAAGTCATACAACCTATGTCCGACAAGGTTTGCGCTAGACCTTTATGAACAAGGTGATGAGAGATGGGAAGGAACATTTATGACAGAAGTATACGATCGATACTATGACTATTTTGATGTGGATGACCATTCAGAATTAACAGTAGCTCACTTCTATGCACCTTCATGGTTTACTGCTGAAGACGAAGCCGCTTATATGGCCGAACATCCTGAGGCATCTTATCACGCATATGGAACGCATGATCCAGATGGTGCAGAAATCTTGAGTGATTATACCACAATTATTGTGAAGAAGTTTGATGACCCTGAATCGAGATTTGGAGGTAGAGGAGACAATGGTAGAGTAAGTGCACGTGATTTTGTTGTATCAAGATTGGCAGAGACTTACCTGATTGCCGCAGAAGCATACCTAGGCGTTGGCAATGCAGCAGTAGGGCTTGATCGCTTGAATGAAGTAAGAAACCGTGCAGGTGTAGCACCGGCAGCTGCAGCAGCGTTTGATATCGACTACATTTTGGACGAAAGAGGCAGAGAGCTATTGGGCGAGTACCACAGATGGTTTGACTTGAAGCGTACTGGCAAACTGCTTGAGCGAGCATCTGCTTACAATAGCCTGATTGAGCCTTCTAACTTTGATGGTAGCAACGGTGAGAAGAAAATCCTGAGACCGATTCCACAGCAGGCAATTGACTTGAACCAGAATAAAGGTTTCCAACAAAACCCAGCTTACCAATAAGCATAAGTTTTTTTAGATATAGGGGCAGGCATCAAAATGCTGAGCCTGCCCATTTTTCTCCATAACTGCTTGAGCCAATGGTTCAGGACTGGAACCTTTTTTCCTTTATTCAAATAATCTGAACCTATAACACCTTTCAAAAAGGGATTTTTCAAATGAACAGACTGCTATATAAAATGCTGATTTTTCATGCTGCCATGCTTATCAGCTGTCATGTTGATGGTCAGGGACTGGCTTTTCCTGAAGCGGAAGGTTTCGGAAAGTCCACCACTGGTGGCAGAGGGGGGGAAGTAATGGTTGTAACCAACCTGAACGATAGTGGAAAAGGGAGTTTGAGAGAAGCAGTAAGCAGTTCTGAGACAAGGATAATCACTTTTGCTGTAGCAGGGAATATAGCCTTGGAATCTCCGCTTGAGATAAAGCATGGCAACTTGACAATAGCGGGTCAATCTGCACCGGGAGATGGGATCTGTATTAGAAACTATCCTGTAAATGTAAAAGCAGGTAATATTATTATCCGTTATCTGCGAATCAGAATGGGAGATGAAGCCCAAGTTGAGGGAGATGCCTTGAGCATAAGGAAACAGAAGGACATCATTGTGGATCATTGCTCTTTCAGTTGGGGTACCGATGAAACCGCTACTTGCTACGACAATGAAAACTTCACACTTCAGTGGTGTATCATTTCGGAAAGTCTGAACAGCTCAGTGCATAAGAAAGGTGAGCATGGATATGGAGGTATCTGGGGAGGGAAGAAAGCTACTTTTCACCATAACCTGTTAGCACACCATAAAAGCAGGAACCCAAGGTTTTGTGGGGCAAGGTACCACCGAGAGCCAGAAAAGGAGATAGTGGATTTCAGAAACAATGTGATTTATAACTGGAAAGAGAATAGCTCTTATGGTGGTGAAGAAGGGAACCATAACATGGTAAGCAACTATTACAAGCCAGGTCCCGCAACTTCCAATTCCAAGTTCAGGATTATGGATCCATTCAAGCCCTACGGCAGTTACTTCTTGTCCGGTAATGTGTTTACTGCGAACGCTGAAATTACAGCAGATAACAGTAAGGGAATTACAGGAGGAAACCTACGACAAACGCCAGTGCTTAGTGAACCGATTCATCAGCAAACAGCTGAAGCAGCTTTTGAAAGTGTGCTTTCACAGGCAGGTGCGTCTCTTCACCGTGATCGCATCGATAAGCGTATTGTCAAGGAAGTTTTGGAAGGAAAGGCAACTTATGGAAAGTCAGGAATCATTGATTCACAAACAGAAGTTGGGGGGTGGTGTGAGCTGAAAGCAGGAGAAGTGCCAACAGATAAGGACTGTGATGGAATGCCCGATGATTGGGAAATATCCAATGGACTAGACCCCAATAACCCAGATGATCATGCAGGTAATAACCTAAGTGAATCCTACTCAAATATCGAAATCTATCTGAATCAATTATTGGAAATGAAAAGAGATGAAAAGAATTAATATATGCGTGATGCTCCTTTTCCTTTTTGCCTGCAGTAGCCAGTCAGGAAATAGGAAGCAGTCAGCAGAAGCAACATTAACAGCACCAACAGTACCTCTTTTTGTTCAGATGAGTGATGCTGAACTGAAGAGAAACCCAGACCCAAGACTGATTGACTTCAGGGAAAAACCAAAATGGGAATACACTAACGGACTGATCTGCTTAGCGGTACTTCAGGTATGGCAAAAGACAGGAGATGAGAAGTATTACAATTATGCCAAGAGCTATGCAGACTCAATGATCAGGGATAATGGTTCGATCCTGACTTACAAGAAAAGCGATTTCAATATTGATAGGCTCAATGCAGGTAAGTTCCTTTTTACACTGTACAATCAGGAGTCAACCGACAGGTACAGATTGGCTTTGGATACTTTGAGAAGCCAGATGGAGGAACATCCTCGTACTGCAGAGGGAGGTTTCTGGCATAAGAAACGCTATCCGAATCAGATGTGGCTGGATGGTTTGTATATGGGATCACCCATGCTGGCACAGTATGCCGCTGAGTTTGAAGAGCCTGCCTTGTTTGATGATGTGGCACAACAGTTTTACCTGATCGACAAGTACACTTGGGATAATGAAAAAGAGCTTTTCTATCATGGTTGGGACGAGAGTAAGACACAACGTTGGTCTAATCCTGAGACAGGTGTTTCTCCTCATTTCTGGGGGCGTGGCATGGGATGGTTGGCAATGGCATTGGTAGATGTCTTGGACTATTTCCCTGAAGACCACCCTAAGCGTGAAGTGATTTTAAATATTCTGGACAAGATGGCTAAATCGGTAGTCCGCTATCAGGATGAGGAAACAGGAGTCTGGTGGCAAGTATTGGACAAGGCACATGAAGATGGAAACTATCTGGAAGCCTCTTGCTCAAGCATGTTTACCTATTTCTTGCTGAAGGGAGTGCAGAAAGGCTATCTGTCAGATGAGTACAAACCTGTTGCTGAAAAGGCTTATAAAGGTGTCGTTTCTCAATTTGTGAAATATGAAGAAGACGGAACCGTGAGCCTGACCAATATCTGTGGCGTAGCAGGATTGGGAGGTACGCCCTACAGGTCAGGTACTTATGAATATTATATCAATGAGCCCAAAAGGGACAACGACCCAAAAGGTGTCGGACCATTTATCATGGCTTCATTGCTCTATGAGACACAATTTGCAGATCAGAAAAACGCAGCACTTTGAAGAATTTCATTTTCATATTTATAATGATTTGGTTGTGGCTGGTAAGTTCCCCGGTTGTCCATGCTTCAGTTCAGTATGATTTTGTGGTAGCAAAGGACAAGTCCGGGGACTTCACGACCATTCAGGAAGCCATTAATGCTGTTCCTGATATCCGGAAAGCCGTAACAACTATTTTTATCAAGTCAGGAGTCTACAAGGAAAAACTTATTCTACCAGCCTCCAAAACCAATGTAATGATGATTGGTGAGGATGCTTCCAAAACCGTGATCACCTATGATGATTATGCCAAAAAGTTGAACCGTTTTGGAGAAGAAATGGGAACCTCAGGTTCATCTAGTTTCTATGTTTTTGGAGATGGGTTTACAGCCAAGAACCTGACTTTTGAAAACTCATCGGGGCCTGTTGGTCAAGCTGTGGCAGTGCGGATAGATGGCGACAAGGTATTGTTTGAAAATTGCCGTTTTCTTGGCTTTCAAGATACTTTGTACCCCCATGGCAAAAACAGCAGACAGTATTACAGGAACTGTTATATCGAAGGTACCACAGACTTTATCTTCGGTTGGTCCACTGCAGTTTTTGAACAATGCGAAATCTTTTCGAAAAAGGGCGGATACTATGTAACGGCAGCCAGTACAATTGAGGGTGCTCAAAATGGGTTTGTCTTTATTGACTGCCGATTTACAGGAGATGCACCCGAAAAGTCAGTGTACTTAGGGCGACCTTGGAGATCTTTTTCACAGACTGTACTGATTGATTGCACATTGGATCAGCATATCAAGGAGGAAGGTTGGCACAACTGGAACAAGCCTAATGCAGAACAGACGGCCTTTTATGCAGAGCATAATTCCAAGGGGACTGGCGCAGCACCATCAAGTCGGGTAGCGTGGTCGCATCAGCTTTCAGATGCGGAAACAGAGAAATACACATTGGAAAACATATTGGGTGATTGGGAACCCAATATCAATTCGAACTAAAAATGTCTGTAAACAAAATTGTCCATATCGCCTTCACTTTTTTGCTGGCAGCATACGGAGGTGCTGTTATGGCTCAACATGACAGTCCTACGACCTCCAAGGTGTGGGTAGCCGATCAAGGTGATGGAACCTATAAAAATCCAATACTGCATGCCGATTACTCCGATCCTGATATTTGTAGGGTTGGTGAAGATTACTATATGACAGCCTCTAGTTTCAATGCAGTTCCAGGCTTACCGATACTTCATTCCAAAGATTTGGTGAATTGGGAACTGATTGGACATGCATTAAAGAGACAGCCTCCATTTGAGCACTTTTCAGTCCCTCAACATGGAAATGGCGTATGGGCACCCGCTATCCGCCATCATAATGGACAGTTTTATATTTATTATGGAGACCCTGACTTTGGCATTTATATGGTCAAATCAGATAACCCCGCAGGTCCTTGGGAAACCCCTATTTTGGTACAGGAAGGAAAAGGGCTAATCGATCCATGTCCATTTTGGGATGAAGATGGAAACGCCTATCTGGTACATGCCTTTGCAGGTAGCCGAGCAGGGATAAAAAGTATTCTAGTGATCAATCAAATGAATAAGGAAGGGACTCAACTGTTGGATGAAGGGACCATTGTATTTGATGGACATGAAGAACACCCAACAGTGGAGGGACCGAAGTTTTACAAGCGAAATGGCTACTACTATATTTTCGCACCAGCCGGCGGTGTTTCAACTGGATGGCAATTGGTACTAAGGTCAAAAAACATTTATGGGCCTTACGAAGAGCGTATCGTGATGGCACAGGAAGATACACCCATCAACGGACCACATCAGGGTGGTTGGGTGGAGACCGTATCGGGAGAATCATGGTTTGTTCACTTTCAGGATCTTGAGGCGTATGGACGTATCGTGCACCTACAACCGATGAAATGGAAAAGTGACTGGCCTGTAATTGGAGAGGATAAGGATGGAAATGGTACAGGCAAACCGGTTTTATCATATAGAAAGCCGACAGTAAAAAGTGAAATACAGCTAAAGACTCCTCTAGACTCGGATGAGTTTGATAAAAATAAACTAGGTCTTCAATGGCAGTGGCAGGCAAACCCTAAAGCTACTTGGGCATTAGCCAATGGAGCAAAAGGATACCTACGACTTTATACTGATATGCTTCCCGATACGGCTACAAGTCTGTGGAATGCTCCTAACCTGTTGCTTCAGAAGTTTCCGGCTTCTGCTTTCAAGGCAACAACCAAGGTTACTTTCTTTCCAAATAACAAAATGCAACATGAGCGAACAGGACTGATCGTAATGGGAGAAGACTATGCTCATTTATCAATGATCTCAAAGGCGGATGGCATTTACCTTATTTATGCGACGGCATCTGATGTTAGGCATGGAAACAAGGAGAAAGTAACAGTAATCAGAAAGCTAAAGGAAAATCAGCTTCACCTGCGGGTAACCGTTTCAGGAAAGGGCAAATGTAGGTTCAGTTTCAGTACGGATGGACAGGCATTTACAGAAATAGATGAGGCGTTTACAGCAAAACCGGGAAGATGGATTGGTGCTAAAGTAGGCATCTTTGCCCAAAGGGAAGCGCAAATAAATGACTCAGGATATGCCAATTATGATTGGTTCAGGTTTGAGCCTGTAGATGATATTTAGAAATCAAAGAAACCATATTTAGACATGAGAAGAAAGGCAATAATATTGATGTGCTTCTGCCTTATTGGGCTGAATGCATGGGCACAAACTGACCTTTATAAAGGGCTGGAATTTAAGATGTCTCAAGTAAAGGAACCATTATTTCCAAAGCATATGGTCAATGTCAAGGAGCATGGAGCTGTAGGAAATGGATTGGTTGATAACACGGAAGCATTCAGCAAAGCGATTGATGCCGTAGCGAAAAAAGGAGGAGGGACAGTACTGATTCCAAAAGGGATTTGGAAGACAGGGCCAATTAGCCTGAAAAGCAATATTCGTCTGCATACAGAGAAAGGCGCTTTGGTGATATTTGATGACGATTTTGACAAGTATCCAGTCGTGGAGACAAGTTATGAAGGTTTGGAAACATACCGTTGTACTTCTCCAATCAATGGCAAGAACCTTGAAAATGTTGCGATCACGGGAGAGGGTGTTTTTGACGGTGCGGGAGATTCATGGAGATTGGTCAAAAAGTCAAAATTGACTGCTGCACAGTGGCATCAAAAAGTAAAGTCTGGAGGGGTTGTGAGTGATGATGGCAATACATGGTACCCGTCAGAGCAGGCAAAAGAAGGAGCCAAATCAACAGGAAATTTTGGAGTGCCAGACCTGAAAACATATGAGGAGTTCTTGGAGGTAAGAGACTTCCTGAGACCGGTAATGGTGAGCTTGGTTGGGTGTAAGAAAGTATTGCTAGACGGACCCACTTTCCAGAACTCTCCTGCATGGAACCTACACCCGCTGATGTGTGAGGATGTGACACTAAGAAACCTGACAATCCGTAACCCTTGGTATTCTCAAAATGGAGATGGCTTGGACTTGGAGTCTTGTAAAAATGTGGTAATCCATGACAACAGCTTTGATGTGGGAGATGATGCCATTTGTTTCAAGTCTGGAAAGAATGAGGACGGCTTGAAGCGTGGTATGGCAACTGAAAATGTGATCGTCAAAAACAATACAGTATATCATGCTCATGGTGGTTTTGTAGTGGGAAGTGAAATGTCAGGCGGTGTAAAGAATGTGCACGTATCCAATTGTACTTTTATAGGAACAGATTGTGGACTCAGGTTCAAGAGTACAAGAGGTAGAGGCGGTGTTGTAGAGAATATCTACATCTCCAATATTGAAATGGTCGATATCAAAACGGAGGCTATTAGGTTCAACCTTTTTTATGAGGGCAAATCACCTGTGCTGGAAGATGGCAGTTTCAGCAACGAGCGAGTGAAGGCACAACCAATTCCGGTGACTGTTACAACACCGTCTTTCAGGAATATCTATATAAAGGACATCACCTCAACAGGTTCGGGAGCTGCTGCATTTTTTCAGGGATTGCCGGAAATGAAATTGAAAGAAATCCATATGGAGAATGTAATGCTGGAAGCTTCAAAAGGAATCACGATGATTGATGCCCAAAACATCTCATTGAAGGGGGTAGAAGTGCTACAAAAGAAAGGTCCTGCGTTGATCCTTTTCAACGGAAAAGATATCAGTTTGGACAAGTTTGAATGTAACATTACAGATCAACCATCTATCAAGGTGTTTGGAGATGAGAGCAATAAGATTGAACTGAGCAACTCCAAGATGGAGACTTCAAAGCTTCATTTGGGTGAAGAGGTAAACGCCAATGCAGTTCAGATCAAGCACCCGAAATCAAACTAAACGGGGTATCAATAACCTATATTTTTTACTGCTGTAAACCTTATAATGATGACTCGATACTTAAATACAATTGCTGCTTTGGCTATCGGAACCTTTGTTGTTGCAGGTTGTTCTTCCAAAGCTGAGACGGATACTTCAAGCCGTCCGAACTTGGAGATCAGCTTGACCAATCCGCTAACGTCTGAAAGGACAGAAGTGGTGGAGGTTACAGGATTTGAAGCAAACAGTCCGTTGGCTAAGCATGCCGTAGGTATTGTAAAAGTGGATGGGAAGGAAGTGGAGTATATTGATGTGGATGGAGACAAACAGGTCGACAAACTGCTTGTGAAAGCCACTTTCAAACCGGAGGAAACCATCCGGTTGAATTTGGCAAAAGAAAAAAAAGTACCCAATGGTGTGACAGGGCTTAAAAAAACACAGGCTGAAATTTCCCATAAAGAAGGCGGAGAGTGGAATGGTAGAAAATATGAAGGAGGAGAGTTTAAAAATGTAAAGTCACTGCGTGTGCCTGAGTCGCATACAGACCACTCATATTATATCAGGTATGAAGGACCTGGCTGGGAGAATGAGCAGATCGGGTACCGCTTTTATCTGGACTGGCGAAATGCCATCGATATATTCGGAAAGAAGGTTGATACGCTTGTCTTACAAAATGTAGGGCAGGATGGGTTTGACTCTTATCATGAGCCTTCCGGTTGGGGAATGGACATTCTAAAAGCCGGAAAGTCTTTGGGAATCGGTTCAATTGGACAGTACATCAACGGAAGTGTAGCACATTTTGAGCAGACCGATTCAGTTACTTGTAGCATTACAGAAAACAACTGTCTCGCTTCTTCCATTACAACATCATACTTTGGTTGGGAAACGTCAGCTCAGAAAGCAGACCTGACTTCTGTATTGAATATCCAGTCATCAGATAGAGCAGTAAAACATGTAGTGACCACTAACCAAGCGCTTGAGGGCTTTTGTACTGGAATCGTAAAACATGAAAAAGGAGATAGAATAGAATCGCTGATAAGCTCCAACGGATGGGTGTACCTAGCAACTTACGGTGAACAAAGCCTTGCGGAAGATAAGCTTGGTTTGGCAATTATATTTAATACCAAAGATGTTCAGCAAGTTGTAGATGGGGAACATGACCACCTGTTGGTTTTCAAACCTACCACAGCGCCTATTACCTATTATTTGTTAGGTGCTTGGGAACAGGAAAAAAATGGGATTACATCGCGAGAGAAGTTTGTCAGTTATTTGAATGAAAGAGTCAACAGGTTAAATAACCCAATTGAGGTACAGCTTAACTTCAATGGTCAATAAGTTTAGTAGCAGAACAGATGATCAAAATCAATAATACCTCTCCTTTTGGGAGAGGTTTTTTTGTTTGCCCCCTTTCAGTGATGGGAAAATCAATGTTAAGTAGTGAATTGTTGCATTTTTCTTAGAATGTTTAGCATATTATTATCTGAAAATAAACCAATTCAAAATTTCATGAAAAATACATTTACAAGAAAATGGCCAATTCTGCTGACAGTCTGTTTGGGAACAGCCTTGGCAGGATGCAATGTCAGTGAGCAGGATAAGCCAGCAACACTGTCAGAGAATCAACTATTGAATGAATGGAAAGGTGCATACCAAGGGTTGCCTGCTTTTGACAAGATGAAGCTGGAAGATTTGAAACCTGCACTGGAAGAGGCAATGGCAATGAACCTGCAAGAGGTTGAGACAATTGCTAACAATACGGAAGCGCCCACATTTGAAAATACGATTGTGGCAATGGAAGGAGCAGGTAAGGCATTGGATAGGGTGCTGACCTATTATTATATATGGAGTAGCAACCTTTCCACTCCGGAGTTTAGGGAAATCCAAAAGGAAATGGCTCCAAAACTTTCAGATTTTCGCTCCAAGATTATTCAGAATGAGCAGCTGTTCGACAGGGTGAAGTCCATTTACGATGCATCAAAAGAGGCACCATTGGAGGCAGACCAGCAAAGGGTTTTGGAATTGACATATTCAAACTTTGCCATCAATGGCGCGGAGCTCGATTCTACAGGGAAAGCACGATATGCAGCAATCAATAAGGAGCTTTCTGAGTTATATACCAATTTCAGCAGCAATGTACTGGCAGATGAAGAAGGGTATGTGACATACCTTACTGAAGATCAGTTAGGAGGCTTGCCGGAATCATTGGTAAAATCGGCAGCAAAAGCCGCAGCAGACCATGGGAAAGAAGGTATGTATGCAGTTACAAATACCCGCTCGTCAATGGATCCATTCCTAACCTATTCGGATGAAAGGGAATTGAGAGAGCAGGTTTGGAAAAACTATTATTCAAGAGGGGATAATGGTGATGAGCATGACAACAATCAAATCATCACAGATATCCTGAAACTCAGAGACGAGCGTGCCGAGCTTTTGGGGTTTGACAACTTCGCACAATGGAGATTGCAAAACCGTATGGCGAAGACACCAGAAAATGCCATGACCATGATGCGTAAGGTGTGGCCTGCTGCCGTAGCCAGAGTAAAAGAAGAAGTGGCAGACATGCAGTCAATTGCTGACCAGCATGGAGATGGCATTACCATTGCGCCTTGGGATTACCGCTATTATGCTGAAAAAGTAAGAAAAGCCAAGTATGACCTCGATTCGGATGAGGTAAAGCAATACCTGCAACTGAGTAAGTTAAGAGAGGCCATGTTCTTTGTGGCAGGTGAGCTGTTTAACTTCAAGTTTACGCCAGTGCAGGAAGGTTCAGTTCCTGTATTCCATGAGGATGTAAAAGTTTGGGAAGTAACTGACAAGACCTCAGGTGAGCATATCGGGCTTTGGTACCTAGACCCATATGCAAGACCTGGCAAGCGCTCGGGTGCTTGGGCTACCACATATCGTTCACATACCACATTTGAGGGTAAACAAAATGTATTGAGTTCCAACAATTCCAACTTTATAAAACCAGCACCGGGTGAAGCAGTACTGGTTTCTTGGGATGATGCAAGAACGTTCTTCCATGAGTTTGGTCATGCGTTGCACTTCCTTTCATCAGAGGTGAAATACCCAACACTGAATGGTGCTGTTCGTGACTATATTGAATTCCAGTCACAACTGTTGGAAAACTGGTTGCTGACAGATCTGGTAATCAATAACTACTTGGTGCATCACAAAACAGGTGAACCGATCCCCATAGAACTGGTAGCCAAGATTAAAAAAGCATCTACTTTTAATGAAGGCTTTGCTACAACTGAATACTTGGCCTCAGCACTGATGGATATGTATTACCATACTACAGACCCTGAGACAATAGAGCCAGATGCATTCGAAAGAGAAACGTTGGAGACGTTGAATATGCCAGAAGAGCTGGTGATGCGTCACCGTTCTACACATTTCAGCCATATATTCTCGGGCGAAGGTTATGCAACAGGGTATTATGGTTATATGTGGGCAGACGTGTTGACTTCCGATGCTGTTGAGGCATTCAAGGAAACAGAAGGTGGTTTTTATGATAAGGAGTTGGCAGCAAAAATGGTTAAATACCTGTTTGCTCCTCAAAACACCCTTGACCCTGCAGAAGCCTATAGAAAGTTCAGAGGCAGGGATGCAGATATCAATGCTTTGATGAGAGAAAGAGGCTTTCCAGTTACAGAAATGTAATGTAAACCTATTGGAATAAAGAAACGGGTTGCCTAATAAGGGCAACCCGTTTTTCTAAAAATACAGCATTAGACCTCAAATGGTGCACTCTGAAAGTCGATTAATGACCGTAGTTGGTTTCAACACCTAGTAAAGTCATCTGGAAAGGAGCTGCAGACACAGCAAAAGTCTGTGTTTCTTGTAGATCTGTTAGGTCATACTGTTTGACTGACCCTTGATCGGGGAACAGTAGGTAAAGGAAGTTGGAAGTAGCTTGTGCAACTGGTAGTGATTCAGCATCAGAAGCTACAGCAGCAAAAACACTTTCTTTGTGCTGAGTAGTTGCTGTAGTCAAGTTATAAGTAGTGACTGCACCGCTATAGTGCGTCACAATAATGGTTTCTCCTTTATAGTCAGCAGTACATTGCAGCATATCCGTTGTTTCAACTAAAGGAATGATTTGGCTGTTTTGAACATCAATTTCATAAAC encodes:
- a CDS encoding RagB/SusD family nutrient uptake outer membrane protein — encoded protein: MKKILILMALGLFTITSCDDFLEEQNKSNVTAEEFYVTEEGFNALVNANYASLREIYGQDPWLFVAGTDLYREGRDQAPTGLSQYTQLNPSSEGVDFLYSNCFKTIQQANTALHYAELTEQNNMIPQYVGEVKYIRATAYFLLVQTYGGVSKIDAILEEAITEYERESAENIYAFIIQDLEQALAAVKDGAFDGRVNKKAVQHMLAKVHLTRAYESFAAGDDFAKAASYADAVIGGQPLSLSFEELWTPGNEMNSEVVFSVQFSSGSIGTADNRLGNQQQGFFGPYLGGSDVAGDAPWKSYNLCPTRFALDLYEQGDERWEGTFMTEVYDRYYDYFDVDDHSELTVAHFYAPSWFTAEDEAAYMAEHPEASYHAYGTHDPDGAEILSDYTTIIVKKFDDPESRFGGRGDNGRVSARDFVVSRLAETYLIAAEAYLGVGNAAVGLDRLNEVRNRAGVAPAAAAAFDIDYILDERGRELLGEYHRWFDLKRTGKLLERASAYNSLIEPSNFDGSNGEKKILRPIPQQAIDLNQNKGFQQNPAYQ
- a CDS encoding pectate lyase family protein, with protein sequence MNRLLYKMLIFHAAMLISCHVDGQGLAFPEAEGFGKSTTGGRGGEVMVVTNLNDSGKGSLREAVSSSETRIITFAVAGNIALESPLEIKHGNLTIAGQSAPGDGICIRNYPVNVKAGNIIIRYLRIRMGDEAQVEGDALSIRKQKDIIVDHCSFSWGTDETATCYDNENFTLQWCIISESLNSSVHKKGEHGYGGIWGGKKATFHHNLLAHHKSRNPRFCGARYHREPEKEIVDFRNNVIYNWKENSSYGGEEGNHNMVSNYYKPGPATSNSKFRIMDPFKPYGSYFLSGNVFTANAEITADNSKGITGGNLRQTPVLSEPIHQQTAEAAFESVLSQAGASLHRDRIDKRIVKEVLEGKATYGKSGIIDSQTEVGGWCELKAGEVPTDKDCDGMPDDWEISNGLDPNNPDDHAGNNLSESYSNIEIYLNQLLEMKRDEKN
- a CDS encoding glycoside hydrolase family 88/105 protein, with product MKRINICVMLLFLFACSSQSGNRKQSAEATLTAPTVPLFVQMSDAELKRNPDPRLIDFREKPKWEYTNGLICLAVLQVWQKTGDEKYYNYAKSYADSMIRDNGSILTYKKSDFNIDRLNAGKFLFTLYNQESTDRYRLALDTLRSQMEEHPRTAEGGFWHKKRYPNQMWLDGLYMGSPMLAQYAAEFEEPALFDDVAQQFYLIDKYTWDNEKELFYHGWDESKTQRWSNPETGVSPHFWGRGMGWLAMALVDVLDYFPEDHPKREVILNILDKMAKSVVRYQDEETGVWWQVLDKAHEDGNYLEASCSSMFTYFLLKGVQKGYLSDEYKPVAEKAYKGVVSQFVKYEEDGTVSLTNICGVAGLGGTPYRSGTYEYYINEPKRDNDPKGVGPFIMASLLYETQFADQKNAAL
- a CDS encoding pectinesterase family protein → MIWLWLVSSPVVHASVQYDFVVAKDKSGDFTTIQEAINAVPDIRKAVTTIFIKSGVYKEKLILPASKTNVMMIGEDASKTVITYDDYAKKLNRFGEEMGTSGSSSFYVFGDGFTAKNLTFENSSGPVGQAVAVRIDGDKVLFENCRFLGFQDTLYPHGKNSRQYYRNCYIEGTTDFIFGWSTAVFEQCEIFSKKGGYYVTAASTIEGAQNGFVFIDCRFTGDAPEKSVYLGRPWRSFSQTVLIDCTLDQHIKEEGWHNWNKPNAEQTAFYAEHNSKGTGAAPSSRVAWSHQLSDAETEKYTLENILGDWEPNINSN
- a CDS encoding glycoside hydrolase family 43 protein, giving the protein MSVNKIVHIAFTFLLAAYGGAVMAQHDSPTTSKVWVADQGDGTYKNPILHADYSDPDICRVGEDYYMTASSFNAVPGLPILHSKDLVNWELIGHALKRQPPFEHFSVPQHGNGVWAPAIRHHNGQFYIYYGDPDFGIYMVKSDNPAGPWETPILVQEGKGLIDPCPFWDEDGNAYLVHAFAGSRAGIKSILVINQMNKEGTQLLDEGTIVFDGHEEHPTVEGPKFYKRNGYYYIFAPAGGVSTGWQLVLRSKNIYGPYEERIVMAQEDTPINGPHQGGWVETVSGESWFVHFQDLEAYGRIVHLQPMKWKSDWPVIGEDKDGNGTGKPVLSYRKPTVKSEIQLKTPLDSDEFDKNKLGLQWQWQANPKATWALANGAKGYLRLYTDMLPDTATSLWNAPNLLLQKFPASAFKATTKVTFFPNNKMQHERTGLIVMGEDYAHLSMISKADGIYLIYATASDVRHGNKEKVTVIRKLKENQLHLRVTVSGKGKCRFSFSTDGQAFTEIDEAFTAKPGRWIGAKVGIFAQREAQINDSGYANYDWFRFEPVDDI